A window of the Ogataea parapolymorpha DL-1 chromosome V, whole genome shotgun sequence genome harbors these coding sequences:
- a CDS encoding rRNA-processing protein EFG1 produces the protein MAKAHSSGVDISGVIGQGSSKIKKKIRDITRLLKRDNLASNVRIENERALEALKSELATVQTNLKAKKLAQRYHKVRFFERKKAVRRYKKALKELKELEAKDGDPKAIKKEIKKQKKVVRHCEVDLAYVLNFPKTEKYIALYPANTDTSGLSEKALRGIQKTEAKRTEYRKKFGELLDSGKLEVSLEDGIKIINKETIDWRPEQAETAADQKQTTQDDEFFD, from the coding sequence aTGGCTAAAGCACACTCGTCAGGTGTGGACATTTCGGGCGTGATTGGCCAAGGTAGCTCGAAAATTAAGAAGAAAATTCGAGATATCACAAGACTTCTGAAACGAGATAACTTGGCCTCAAATGTGCGAATTGAGAATGAAAGAGCTTTGGAAGCACTGAAATCAGAACTCGCTACTGTGCAAACGAACCTTAAAGCAAAAAAGCTTGCTCAGAGATACCACAAGGTTCGCTTTTTTGAGCGTAAGAAAGCAGTCCGTAGGTACAAAAAGGCtctcaaagagctcaaggaattggaagccaaagaTGGTGACCCTAAAGCCATTAAGAAAGAGATTaaaaagcaaaagaagGTGGTGAGACATTGCGAAGTTGATTTGGCCTACGTTCTGAATTTCccaaaaacagaaaaatacATTGCATTGTATCCTGCAAACACAGATACATCAGGGCTGTCCGAAAAAGCGCTAAGAGGAATACAAAAAACGGAGGCCAAGAGAACTGAGTATCGCAAGAAATTTGGTGAGCTTTTGGACTCTGGGAAATTGGAGGTCTCTTTAGAAGATGGAATTAAAATAATCAATAAGGAAACCATTGATTGGAGGCCCGAACAAGCAGAGACTGCAGCCGATCAGAAACAAACCACCCaagacgacgagtttttcgactAA
- a CDS encoding Copper transport protein 86: MTRQRSLAALSEIIELQKSPKPLSELEPEIKECLSKFSFLLVLTSNDATERQMLSNSLSIWTKINEAIQVYMENTGKDPQTTRTPLICYRTRLIRGVILLARNLIVGLRSLLLYSDAERADFYSRIGLRNKDISGDLLIQSLYVNHSNNIIPLCLTFLDMIKELEESGYPEFVDVYYNAMVACFEYLSNITNISTELKKNVTPDYNADTLLGFLAALPNYWDMFARLNIVETNLLLCVFIYFRNLFNDDELLSKIFHDHPLAIVNLVGTCLLRLMPFVRNNEKFTEEQLEQLEIVSLSMYVNMVSHEGLGPFLIKAAKSGNDEQTIVELLRAFQIILTSKENGWDKLKLVNIVAWLMDYFKFAAQEASVLLEKKELDENEKARLSRFHSQIISVLDSLSSLTQYDEVRQMLNHYHFLSDLIPFFKVVERNTFKKKLKDDQAPPHAKHFPQVKLIIVEIITALVYENFENQELMRNVHGLELILNNCNLDAHEPFIKERAILCIKYLLLDNPRNQEFVAKLEAKGTSIDPKNEAILEQAGFEVNIEDGKVKLKKSTRLTELEQSASGS; the protein is encoded by the coding sequence ATGACCCGACAAAGGAGTCTGGCCGCTTTGTCGGAAATAATCGAACTACAAAAGTCTCCCAAACCACTATCCGAATTAGAGCCCGAAATTAAGGAATGCTTATCCAAGTTCTCGTTCTTGCTGGTTCTGACCTCCAACGATGCCACAGAAAGACAAATGCTGTCCAACTCGCTTTCGATCTGGACTAAGATAAATGAAGCCATACAGGTCTACATGGAAAACACCGGCAAGGACCCGCAAACGACAAGAACTCCGCTGATCTGTTATCGCACAAGACTTATCAGGGGTGTAATTCTTCTTGCTAGAAACCTGATTGTCGGGCTGCGGAGCCTGCTTTTGTACAGCGATGCCGAGCGCGCAGACTTTTACTCCCGCATTGGGCTCAGAAATAAGGACATTTCAGGGGATTTGCTGATACAGTCTCTCTATGTCAACCACAGCAACAACATCATACCATTGTGTTTGACGTTTCTGGATATGatcaaagagctcgaagaGAGCGGTTACCCTGAATTTGTTGACGTCTACTACAATGCAATGGTAGCCTGTTTTGAGTATCTCAGCAACATCACCAACATCAGcacagagctcaagaaaaatgtGACTCCGGACTACAATGCTGATACGCTTTTGGGATTTCTAGCAGCACTGCCCAATTATTGGGATATGTTTGCTCGACTGAATATTGTCGAAACTaacctgctgctctgtgtgtttatttatttcagAAACCTATTCAACGATGACGAGCTGCTTtcgaaaatttttcatgACCATCCGCTGGCCATTGTAAATCTCGTGGGGACCTGCCTTTTGAGGCTCATGCCGTTTGTTCGCAACAATGAGAAGTTTACTGAAGAGCAGCTCgaacagctggaaattGTCTCACTTAGCATGTATGTGAACATGGTTTCACACGAAGGACTGGGGCCTTTCCTTATAAAGGCAGCCAAGTCTGGAAACGACGAGCAAACAATTGTGGAGTTGCTCCGAGCATTTCAGATTATTCTCACCAGCAAAGAGAATGGCTGGGACAAACTCAAGTTGGTGAACATCGTGGCTTGGCTTATGGACTATTTTAAATTTGCGGCCCAAGAGGCTAGTGTGCTTcttgaaaagaaagaaCTAGATGAGAACGAGAAGGCCAGATTGAGCCGTTTCCACTCGCAGATCATATCAGTGCTCGACAGTCTCTCGAGCCTTACGCAATACGACGAGGTGCGCCAAATGCTGAATCACTACCACTTTCTATCAGATTTGATAccttttttcaaagtagTGGAACGAAACACattcaagaaaaagctcaaagacgaTCAGGCACCGCCTCATGCGAAACACTTTCCTCAGGTCAAACTGATTATTGTGGAGATAATCACTGCGCTGGTGTATGAAAACTTCGAAAACCAGGAATTAATGCGCAATGTTCATGGTTTGGAATTGATACTCAATAACTGCAACTTGGACGCTCACGAACCCTTCATCAAAGAGCGAGCTATTTTGTGCATTAAATATTTACTGCTAGATAACCCTCGCAACCAGGAGTTTGTTGCGAAGTTGGAAGCCAAGGGGACTTCTATCGATCCGAAAAACGAGGCCATTTTGGAACAGGCTGGTTTTGAGGTTAATATCGAGGATGGTAAAgtcaagctgaagaagtCGACAAGACTCACAGAGCTTGAACAATCTGCTTCCGGTTCGTAG